In Eretmochelys imbricata isolate rEreImb1 chromosome 18, rEreImb1.hap1, whole genome shotgun sequence, one genomic interval encodes:
- the LOC144277057 gene encoding arylacetamide deacetylase-like 4 produces the protein MEFTLAIFLVAFILLVALAFYYEHPKAEIPREVDQRVKLYFIHYVVNFVFGLARIFEKLRICKEVYFIRTFLYGIPPWKNANLFIEDLKFAKVSVRVYHPKASSAGQRRGVLYLHGGIGQFGSIGMYERVCRFIARGSDSVVVCVGYRLAPEHPYPTQFWDCLTAAVHFMRTAEDYGVDPTRIIICGDSSGGTLAAAVCQALVNRTDLPKARAQILLYPFLQAVDFNLPSYQQNGSVPLLLKKRTLTLGMQYLNKDLSLMKGILEGSHVHEDLKLKFSKWLSPDNIPMEFKIRGYKPPASASYSEELHTLAKLVFETTFSPLLAEDAIVHHLPETFILTCEYDVVRDDGLLYKKRLEDNGIPVTWYHVEDGFHGVLLLIDSGYISFPCGKRAMDNVVNFIKGL, from the exons ATGGAATTCACATTAGCAATTTTTCTTGTTGCTTTTATCCTGTTGGTGGCATTGGCATTTTACTATGAACATCCAAAGGCTGAAATCCCTCGAGAAGTGGATCAGCGCGTAAAGCTTTACTTTATTCATTACGTCGTGAACTTTGTATTTggtctg GCAAGGATTTTTGAGAAACTGCGAATCTGCAAGGAGGTTTACTTCATCAGGACCTTCTTGTATGGAATACCCCCATGGAAGAATGCTAATCTCTTCATCGAGGACTTGAAGTTTGCAAAGGTGTCAGTGAGGGTTTACCATCCGAAAGCGTCATCTGCTGGCCAAAGGAGAGGAGTCCTTTACCTTCATGGAGGAATTGGCCAGTTTGGAAGCATAG GCATGTATGAAAGAGTATGCCGTTTTATTGCCCGTGGAAGTGACTCAGTGGTTGTGTGTGTTGG GTATCGTTTGGCTCCTGAGCACCCATATCCAACCCAGTTCTGGGACTGTCTCACTGCCGCGGTACACTTTATGAGGACCGCAGAAGACTATGGGGTGGATCCCACCCGTATTATCATCTGCGGGGACAGCAGCGGTGGTACGCTTGCGGCTGCTGTTTGCCAAGCCCTGGTGAATAGAACAGACCTCCCAAAGGCACGAGCCCAGATCTTGCTCTATCCGTTTCTCCAAGCTGTGGACTTTAATTTGCCTTCATATCAGCAAAACGGTTCAGTCCCCCTCTTGTTAAAGAAACGGACCCTCACGCTTGGTATGCAGTATCTCAATAAGGACTTGTCACTGATGAAAGGTATCCTAGAAGGTTCCCATGTTCATGAGGATTTGAAACTGAAGTTTAGCAAATGGCTGAGTCCAGACAATATCCCCATGGAATTTAAGATCAGAGGCTACAAACCACCTGCATCTGCTTCATATTCAGAAGAACTTCATACTTTGGCCAAACTAGTTTTTGAGACAACCTTTTCCCCACTATTAGCTGAAGATGCCATTGTTCACCACCTCCCAGAGACTTTCATCTTGACCTGCGAGTATGATGTGGTCAGGGATGATGGCCTGTTGTACAAGAAAAGATTGGAGGACAATGGCATTCCAGTGACTTGGTACCATGTAGAGGATGGATTCCATGGAGTACTACTCCTAATTGACAGTGGGTATATTTCATTTCCATGTGGAAAGAGAGCAATGGACAATGTAGTAAACTTTATAAAAGGTTTATAA